The Scomber japonicus isolate fScoJap1 chromosome 13, fScoJap1.pri, whole genome shotgun sequence genome includes a window with the following:
- the trim47 gene encoding E3 ubiquitin-protein ligase TRIM47, with the protein MATAGAAGDDLRKELTCAICLDFFKDPVILKCGHNFCRFCICMHWDENGGDYGYQCPQCRTVFNKRSFTKNYLVQNLVAKLDDLECLGSCPAPSKPIKVDGKCEQHGEELKLYCQTDKRPICVVCRESRAHRHHEVAPVPEVVNDMKMELKLRLMELNWQKSQCVKVITADERTKSEVRMKKQRLKEKIEADVGALVQFLLDERDSLLDSLDAEEVATMAVIDDNLKIVETEAAAVDKAITDIHSHISGKTSFESLADTFNEVIHCKPFTSLETVNCQTEFTDFSGPFQLIMWKKMMHVLHTMPQNLTLDPDTAHPNLLISDFDTKVEEGRCRNQEPDLPARFTRFCGVLATAQYASGQHYWEVDVKDKGVWYLGVTTECSNRKGFVSLTPSAGYWSLCLQDRLYANGEDGRIPVADYWNSPRVGVYLDYDNGRLSFYDAVTMKRLYMFDTCFEEPVYPFFSPGKNDPGSRLQICHYY; encoded by the exons ATGGCCACGGCAGGAGCAGCTGGAGACGACCTGAGGAAAGAGCTAACATGTGCAATTTGTTTGGACTTCTTTAAAGACCCTGTCATACTGAAGTGCGGGCATAATTTCTGCCGGTTTTGCATTTGTATGCACTGGGATGAAAATGGCGGAGACTACGGATATCAGTGCCCTCAATGCCGAACG GTTTTCAACAAGAGAAGTTTCACTAAAAACTACCTGGTGCAGAACCTGGTCGCCAAACTGGACGATCTTGAGTGTCTGGGGTCTTGTCCAGCACCCTCTAAACCCATTAAAGTTGATGGGAAGTGTGAACAACATGGAGAAGAGCTGAAACTGTACTGCCAGACTGATAAGAGGCCTATTTGTGTAGTCTGCAGGGAATCCAGAGCACACAG ACACCATGAGGTGGCACCAGTACCAGAAGTTGTGAATGACATGAAG ATGGAGTTGAAACTGAGGCTTATGGAGCTCAACTGGCAGAAGTCTCAATGTGTAAAAGTTATAACGGCTGACGAGCGCACCAAAAGTGAAGTGAGG ATGAAGAAACAGAGACTCAAGGAGAAGATTGAAGCAGATGTTGGGGCTTTAGTCCAGTTCCTGCTAGACGAAAGAGACTCCCTGCTTGACAGCCTGGATGCTGAGGAAGTGGCTACCATGGCCGTCATAGATGACAACTTGAAGATTGTGGAGACTGAGGCGGCAGCTGTGGACAAGGCCATAACTGACATCCACAGCCACATCAGTGGGAAAACTAGTTTTGAG AGCCTTGCTGATACATTCAACGA AGTCATCCATTGCAAGCCTTTCACATCTCTCGAGACTGTTAATTGTCAGACAGAATTTACAGACTTCTCAGGGCCCTTCCAGCTCATCATGTGGAAGAAAATGATGCATGTGCTGCATACCA TGCCTCAGAACCTCACCTTAGACCCAGACACTGCTCACCCAAACCTGCTAATCTCAGATTTTGACACCAAAGTGGAGGAGGGTCGTTGTCGTAACCAGGAGCCAGACCTGCCGGCCCGCTTCACCCGCTTCTGTGGTGTCCTCGCTACAGCCCAGTACGCTAGTGGCCAGCACTACTGGGAAGTGGACGTTAAAGACAAAGGTGTGTGGTACTTGGGAGTCACCACTGAGTGCAGCAACAGGAAGGGCTTCGTCAGCCTCACTCCTTCTGCAGGATACTGGAGCCTGTGTCTGCAGGACCGGCTGTATGCCAACGGGGAGGATGGGCGCATCCCTGTCGCAGACTACTGGAACTCTCCTCGGGTTGGCGTTTACCTGGACTATGACAATGGTCGTCTTAGTTTCTATGACGCCGTCACAATGAAGAGACTCTACATGTTTGACACCTGCTTTGAAGAGCCTGTTTACCCTTTCTTCAGCCCAGGGAAGAACGATCCCGGCAGCAGGCTGCAGATATGCCACTATTACTGA